One region of Cydia fagiglandana chromosome 15, ilCydFagi1.1, whole genome shotgun sequence genomic DNA includes:
- the LOC134671217 gene encoding protein TIS11 isoform X2: MSTAIMHQSALYDFGDMFLKNQSRPVQSMNTTVAATGPVGAAAGVGWEQHPVLTRAASVPAHRAAIVGLLDRLGHRRLERTTSEPAPPPPATSRYKTELCRPFEEAGVCKYGDKCQFAHGMRELRNLQRHPKYKTELCRTFHSVGFCPYGPRCHFVHNAEEARRRESTSPGGSLASLSSGGSMASYMSDGSRSPRSPHSPHSPMAPQSPHSPPAMSPPAFAFRGSQSPDPEDDRLPVFNRLSNAFGELVIA, from the coding sequence AACCAATCTCGGCCAGTGCAGTCGATGAACACAACAGTTGCCGCCACGGGTCCTGtcggcgccgccgccggcgtCGGATGGGAGCAGCACCCAGTCCTGACCCGCGCCGCCTCCGTGCCGGCGCACCGCGCCGCCATCGTCGGGCTCCTCGACAGACTCGGCCATCGCCGCCTCGAACGCACCACCAGCGAGccggcgcccccgccgccggcCACCAGCCGCTACAAGACCGAACTCTGCCGCCCCTTCGAAGAAGCGGGCGTCTGCAAATACGGCGACAAGTGTCAATTCGCACATGGCATGCGCGAACTCCGCAACCTCCAGCGCCACCCCAAGTACAAGACGGAACTGTGCCGCACCTTCCACTCTGTAGGGTTCTGTCCGTACGGGCCTAGATGCCACTTCGTTCACAATGCCGAGGAAGCCAGACGCCGCGAGTCCACTTCTCCCGGCGGCTCCCTGGCGTCGCTGTCGTCTGGTGGCTCGATGGCTTCGTACATGAGCGACGGCTCCCGCTCGCCGCGCTCGCCTCACTCGCCGCACTCTCCGATGGCTCCTCAGTCGCCGCACTCGCCGCCGGCCATGTCTCCGCCCGCGTTCGCCTTCCGCGGCTCGCAGTCGCCCGACCCCGAGGACGACAGGCTGCCCGTGTTCAACCGCCTCTCCAACGCGTTCGGCGAGCTCGTCATCGCCTAG